A stretch of the Uranotaenia lowii strain MFRU-FL chromosome 3, ASM2978415v1, whole genome shotgun sequence genome encodes the following:
- the LOC129753482 gene encoding uncharacterized protein LOC129753482, translating to MDKRQTRSQTKITREALESNLNLGEQAASTTDTFQASIIEPHRGHERDCISCNRRNDAEKYMVECVQCKRWEHFSCAGVSVETVRDIVHRCVLCVPRIPAQPPSSVTDKSTTGSSRRARLARDLERLEEERKLAAETAKANLERETAFLDKKYELLKLQDEDEEKRSVCSRHSGKSIDNRTADWVRIQAESAGATARNQEAGQPSIVSVVEFNQQQSPGLIGELDAAHTSTPLPRQIPTTQSTNRGVNPVSISPLGIADSELDRPSIQRTTGSISINHKDDSESIETTNTSFNVPAQSSKVDIQSMVAMLAEAERITRQTGTVPKPLGKPSLNPWKADVEHQRELRQLQEQHAKENDVRRKREIELTNQLKRLENQRLADVRHMKQVEDQLHRQLQLLEQEKIEQSLRAAAKLEERERELKFLRLSEQRRVAQTVEPIKPTFEFSNDDDERVQYASSSGVELNCDIVGNSRIDVGNLCPPPLNMPSVSNTFVVTPPVQTINKMPNLNYAYCPSTPAGGRTLCPSPTVLPIFSGPTVDPRRSHAFPNASVPVDTTSNAYFHHSASRTTAQQLSARHLSKELPIFSGDPLDWPLFISTYEHSTELCGYSDSENLLRLQHSLKGEAKNSVSSFLMHPSTVPQLIETLRTVYGRPEQIIYQMLNKVRATPAPKDDRMDTLVSFGLVVQNMCSHMTAVGLDRHLSNPMLLQELVDKLPPNVLLKWALYQREVPYVDLGVFGEFMKIITSAVSGVLVSKAPVSKERQRTKEKAFVNTHSSVPDNVSATPSEYEEAHSSSRVFERSDASKSCVSCGANNHHIVSCNVFKNLDINDRWNLVKGRKLCRLCLSSHRRWPCKGPACGVNNCSKRHHRLLHFEASYSNGSHSDHSNPNIAPTENATVTVHREITSSTLFRMLPVTLYGKLGSVDTFAFLDDGSSVTLVEESLANALGADGSTTSLCVQWTEGINKNIHGTRIVSLEISERGSLKRHKLSAAYTLDRLGLPEQTIKFDELVEQFKHLEGLPVQSFKSAVPGLLIGLNNIHLLASLKVREGRTGDPIATKTRIGWAVYGSLPNSSLVESHRQMHICAKQVDTDLHEFVKRFFSVDSLGIAAAPEVEIPDEKRAKHILKTTTKKRSDGHYEVALLWKYDYIELPDSRPMAEKRLKCLERRLQRNTDLYANVCQQINNYQLKGYAHIATEEEQKRFDIRRTWYLPLGVVLNPKKPGKVRLIWDAAAKVDGISLNTMLLTGPDLLSSLLGILFRYREREVAISGDIREMFHQMVVREEDRSAQLFLWRNNPKEPIKTMVMDVAIFGATCSPTHSQYVKNLNAAEHSTQYPRAAEAIIDSHYMDDYLQSVHTVEEAVQLASEVTEVHSKAGFDIVNWMSSNPKVLAEIGAINPSAVKNLRFDKESTGERLLGMVWKPESDVFKFALNFRDDVTKLVDDGYIPTKRQILSVVMSIYDPLGLVATFVIHGKILIQDVWRTKTGWDEKVPTNIQDQWRLWLAVLSKLEGVQINRCYFPGYTITSLDNIQLHIFVDASEKAYAAVAYFRIVDRGTIRCTLVSSKTKVAPLELHSMPRMELLAAVIGARLKKTIIQEHSLHIAKTFMWSDSSTVLSWIRSDVRRYRQYVAFRVNEILNLTTIDEWNWVPTRLNVADEATKL from the coding sequence ATGGATAAACGGCAAACTCGGTCGCAGACGAAGATCACCAGAGAAGCATTGGAGTCTAACCTCAATCTCGGTGAACAAGCAGCTTCAACCACGGATACCTTTCAAGCGAGCATTATTGAACCGCATCGCGGACATGAAAGGGATTGCATCAGCTGTAACCGACGTAACGACGCCGAGAAGTACATGGTGGAATGCGTTCAATGCAAACGTTGGGAACATTTCTCGTGCGCGGGTGTTTCTGTCGAAACGGTTCGTGATATCGTTCATCGTTGTGTATTGTGTGTGCCTCGCATACCAGCACAACCTCCTAGTTCCGTTACGGATAAATCTACTACAGGTAGCTCACGTCGAGCTCGTTTAGCCCGTGATCTAGAACGTCTGGAGGAAGAGCGAAAATTGGCGGCTGAAACCGCCAAAGCTAATTTGGAAAGGGAAACGGCTTTCCTAGATAAGAAATATGAGCTATTAAAACTGCAAGACGAAGACGAAGAAAAACGTAGTGTTTGTAGTCGTCACAGTGGTAAATCGATCGATAATCGGACAGCCGATTGGGTCCGAATCCAAGCGGAATCAGCAGGAGCGACTGCTAGAAACCAGGAAGCAGGTCAGCCGTCTATAGTATCTGTCGTGGAATTTAACCAGCAGCAAAGCCCCGGATTAATTGGTGAACTCGATGCAGCACATACGTCGACTCCCTTGCCTAGACAAATACCAACAACTCAGTCTACTAATCGTGGTGTAAATCCGGTATCAATATCTCCGTTGGGTATAGCAGATTCGGAACTAGATCGCCCTTCCATTCAGCGAACTACAGGCAGTATTTCGATCAACCATAAAGACGACAGTGAATCGATAGAAACCACAAATACTTCGTTCAATGTCCCCGCTCAAAGTTCTAAAGTGGACATTCAATCTATGGTTGCCATGCTGGCCGAAGCCGAACGAATCACGAGACAAACAGGAACTGTACCTAAACCATTGGGAAAACCTTCTCTTAATCCTTGGAAAGCTGACGTGGAACATCAACGTGAATTAAGGCAACTCCAAGAACAACATGCCAAGGAAAATGACGTGAGGCGTAAACGGGAGATCGAACTTACCAACCAGTTGAAGCGTTTGGAAAATCAGCGTCTGGCTGACGTTCGCCACATGAAACAGGTCGAGGACCAGTTACATCGACAGTTGCAGTTATTAGAGCAGGAAAAGATTGAACAGAGTCTACGAGCAGCAGCAAAACTGGAGGAACGAGAAAGGGAGCTGAAATTTCTACGCCTATCCGAACAGCGTCGCGTTGCTCAAACCGTGGAACCCATCAAACCTACTTTCGAGTTTTCCAACGACGATGATGAACGTGTGCAGTACGCCAGTAGTTCTGGTGTAGAGCTCAACTGCGACATAGTAGGAAATTCTCGTATAGATGTAGGTAACCTCTGCCCTCCCCCGCTTAACATGCCATCGGTAAGTAACACATTCGTAGTCACTCCCCCTGTGCAAACTATAAACAAAATGCCCAATTTGAATTATGCTTACTGTCCAAGTACGCCAGCCGGTGGTCGAACATTATGCCCTAGCCCAACTGTTTTACCTATATTCTCCGGCCCAACAGTTGACCCGAGACGGTCGCATGCGTTTCCCAATGCTTCCGTTCCAGTAGACACAACATCGAATGCTTATTTTCATCACTCCGCTTCACGCACTACAGCGCAACAGTTATCTGCTCGACATTTATCCAAGGAATTGCCTATATTTTCGGGTGATCCTCTAGATTGGCCTCTCTTCATAAGCACTTATGAGCACTCTACTGAACTTTGTGGGTATTCAGATTCGGAGAACCTACTTCGCCTGCAGCATAGCTTGAAAGGTGAAGCTAAGAATTCCGTTAGTAGTTTCTTGATGCATCCCTCCACTGTACCTCAGCTCATCGAAACCTTACGCACTGTGTACGGCCGTCCGGAACAAATAATATATCAGATGTTGAATAAGGTTAGAGCAACGCCTGCACCGAAAGACGATCGTATGGATACTTTAGTAAGCTTCGGTTTGGTCGTGCAAAACATGTGCAGCCACATGACTGCTGTTGGTTTAGATCGTCATCTTTCGAACCCAATGTTGCTACAAGAGTTAGTCGATAAACTCCCTCCAAACGTTCTTCTCAAATGGGCACTTTATCAACGGGAAGTGCCGTACGTAGATCTTGGTGTGTTTGGTGAATTTATGAAGATAATCACATCTGCAGTAAGTGGCGTACTAGTATCCAAAGCTCCAGTGTCCAAAGAGCGCCAGCGCACAAAAGAGAAAGCTTTCGTAAACACACACTCCTCCGTACCTGACAACGTTTCGGCCACCCCATCCGAGTATGAAGAAGCGCACTCATCATCACGCGTATTTGAGAGGTCTGATGCAAGCAAATCGTGTGTATCCTGTGGGGCCAACAATCATCATATTGTAAGCTGTAATGTCTTCAAGAATCTTGATATCAACGATCGCTGGAACCTTGTGAAAGGGCGCAAACTATGTCGACTGTGCCTTTCCTCACATCGAAGATGGCCATGCAAGGGTCCTGCCTGCGGAGTTAACAATTGTTCGAAAAGGCATCATCGTCTTCTCCACTTTGAAGCGTCGTACTCTAATGGTTCTCACAGTGATCATTCCAATCCGAACATAGCTCCTACTGAAAATGCTACCGTCACTGTTCATCGTGAAATAACGTCTTCTACACTCTTCAGAATGCTTCCGGTTACACTATATGGCAAACTGGGTTCAGTAGATACCTTCGCATTTTTAGACGATGGTTCGTCTGTTACGTTGGTAGAGGAATCTTTGGCCAACGCACTTGGCGCCGATGGTTCCACAACTTCGCTATGTGTCCAGTGGACAGAAggaataaacaaaaacatacatGGGACCAGAATCGTAAGCTTAGAGATTTCTGAACGTGGGTCTCTCAAACGACACAAGCTATCAGCCGCCTATACTTTGGATCGTCTGGGCTTGCCGGAGCAAACGatcaaatttgatgaattaGTTGAACAGTTTAAGCATCTCGAGGGTCTTCCAGTTCAAAGTTTCAAGTCTGCTGTGCCGGGATTGTTGATTGGTCTAAACAATATTCATTTGCTGGCGTCGTTGAAGGTTAGAGAAGGAAGAACTGGAGATCCAATAGCCACTAAAACCCGTATTGGATGGGCAGTGTACGGTAGCCTACCAAATTCATCACTGGTTGAATCACATCGCCAAATGCATATTTGTGCGAAACAAGTCGACACAGACTTACATGAATTtgtaaaacgttttttttcggtggaTAGCTTAGGAATAGCTGCGGCCCCGGAAGTTGAAATACCTGACGAGAAACGTGCCAAGCATATTCTCAAGACTACAACAAAGAAAAGATCAGACGGACATTATGAAGTAGCTTTACTTTGGAAGTACGATTACATCGAGTTGCCAGATTCACGACCAATGGcagaaaaaagattgaaatgtttAGAGCGCCGTCTTCAAAGAAATACTGATCTTTATGCAAATGTTTGCCAACAAATAAACAACTATCAGCTAAAAGGCTACGCACATATCGCCACTGAAGAAGAGCAGAAACGTTTCGATATTCGGAGAACCTGGTATCTCCCCCTAGGCGTTGTGTTGAATCCCAAGAAGCCAGGAAAAGTCCGCTTAATATGGGACGCAGCCGCTAAAGTGGATGGGATATCCCTAAACACCATGCTCTTAACGGGTCCCGATCTTCTGAGCTCCCTGTTGGGTATACTTTTCCGCTACCGTGAACGAGAGGTTGCTATTTCGGGCGATATACGCGAGATGTTCCACCAGATGGTGGTCCGGGAAGAGGATCGCAGCGCTCAACTTTTCTTATGGAGAAATAACCCTAAGGAACCGATAAAAACGATGGTGATGGACGTAGCAATATTCGGGGCAACTTGCTCACCTACTCATTCGCAATACGTGAAAAATCTTAACGCTGCTGAGCATTCAACGCAATATCCCCGTGCGGCTGAGGCCATAATAGATTCACATTACATGGACGATTATCTCCAAAGTGTCCATACCGTTGAAGAAGCTGTCCAATTAGCGTCAGAAGTAACGGAAGTTCATTCAAAAGCTGGTTTCGACATAGTAAACTGGATGTCCAGTAATCCAAAAGTCTTAGCTGAAATTGGAGCCATTAATCCTTCGGCGGTTAAAAATCTTCGTTTTGATAAAGAATCGACAGGAGAACGACTCTTAGGCATGGTGTGGAAACCTGAAAGCGATGTTTTCAAGTTCGCTCTCAATTTTCGTGACGACGTGACAAAACTAGTAGACGACGGTTATATTCCCACAAAAAGACAAATTTTAAGCGTTGTCATGAGTATATACGATCCCCTTGGACTGGTTGCAACCTTTGTGATACACGGTAAGATCCTGATTCAGGATGTGTGGCGAACAAAAACTGGTTGGGACGAGAAGGTGCctacaaatattcaagatcaaTGGCGATTGTGGTTGGCTGTTCTTAGTAAATTAGAGGGAGTTCAGATTAATAGATGTTATTTTCCTGGCTACACCATCACTAGTTTGGACAATATTCAGCtccacattttcgtagatgccAGTGAAAAAGCTTACGCGGCCGTGGCTTACTTCAGAATTGTAGATCGAGGAACAATCCGTTGCACTTTAGTGTCATCCAAAACAAAAGTGGCACCATTGGAACTTCACTCTATGCCCCGTATGGAGTTGTTGGCTGCCGTCATTGGGGCACGTTTGAAGAAAACTATCATTCAAGAACATTCTCTGCACATAGCCAAAACATTCATGTGGAGCGACTCATCAACCGTACTCTCCTGGATCAGATCCGATGTCCGACGATATCGACAATATGTGGCCTTTCGAGTGAATGAAATCTTGAATTTGACGACTATCGACGAATGGAACTGGGTTCCAACTCGCTTGAATGTAGCAGACGAAGCAACTAAGTTGTAA